In Misgurnus anguillicaudatus unplaced genomic scaffold, ASM2758022v2 HiC_scaffold_31, whole genome shotgun sequence, a single window of DNA contains:
- the capzb gene encoding F-actin-capping protein subunit beta isoform X2, giving the protein MNDQQLDCALDLMRRLPPQQIEKNLSDLIDLVPSLCEDLLSSVDQPLKIARDKVVGKDYLLCDYNRDGDSYRSPWSNKYEPPIDDGAMPSARLRKLEVEANNAFDQYRDLYFEGGVSSVYLWDLDHGFAGVILIKKAGDGSKKIKGCWDSIHVVEVQEKSSGRTAHYKLTSTVMLWLQTTKTGSGTMNLGGSLTRQMEKDETVGESSPHIANIGRLVEDMENKIRSTLNEIYFGKTKDIVNGLRSVQTLADKSKQEALKNDLRNALIQRKQQS; this is encoded by the exons ATG AATGACCAGCAGTTGGATTGTGCTCTGGATCTGATGAGGCGTTTGCCTCCACAACAGATTGAGAAGAATCTCAGTGACCTCATCGACCTG gtgCCCAGTCTGTGTGAAGATCTCCTGTCGTCTGTGGATCAGCCTCTGAAAATCGCTCGTGATAAAGTTGTTGGGAAAGATTATCTGTTGTGTGATTATAACCGCGATGGTGACTCCTACAG ATCTCCCTGGAGTAATAAATATGAGCCTCCGATAGATGATGGCGCCATGCCGTCCGCTCGACTTCGTAAGCTGGAGGTTGAAGCAAACAACGCTTTTGACCAATACAGAGACCT GTATTTTGAGGGCGGGGTTTCCTCTGTCTATCTGTGGGATCTGGATCATGGATTTGCTGGTGTGATCCTCATTAAGAAAGCGGGAGACGGCTCTAAAAAGATCAAGGGCTGCTGGGACTCCATTCATGTGGTGGAGGTGCAG GAGAAATCGAGCGGTCGTACGGCTCATTACAAACTCACATCTACAGTCATGCTGTGGCTGCAAACCACCAAAACCGGCTCTGGAACCATGAACCTCGGAGGAAGTCTTACCAGACAG atgGAGAAAGATGAGACGGTTGGAGAGTCTTCTCCTCACATTGCAAACATCGGGCGTTTGGTGGAG gATATGGAAAATAAGATCCGATCCACCCTGAATGAGATTTACTTCGGCAAGACTAAAGACATCGTCAACGGTCTGAG gaGCGTTCAGACGCTGGCGGATAAATCGAAGCAGGAGGCTCTGAAGAACGATCTGAGGAACGCACTTATCCAACGCAAACAGCAAAGCTAG
- the capzb gene encoding F-actin-capping protein subunit beta isoform X1 encodes MNDQQLDCALDLMRRLPPQQIEKNLSDLIDLVPSLCEDLLSSVDQPLKIARDKVVGKDYLLCDYNRDGDSYRSPWSNKYEPPIDDGAMPSARLRKLEVEANNAFDQYRDLYFEGGVSSVYLWDLDHGFAGVILIKKAGDGSKKIKGCWDSIHVVEVQEKSSGRTAHYKLTSTVMLWLQTTKTGSGTMNLGGSLTRQMEKDETVGESSPHIANIGRLVEDMENKIRSTLNEIYFGKTKDIVNGLRSIESLPDNQKYRQLQRELSQVLTQRQIYID; translated from the exons ATG AATGACCAGCAGTTGGATTGTGCTCTGGATCTGATGAGGCGTTTGCCTCCACAACAGATTGAGAAGAATCTCAGTGACCTCATCGACCTG gtgCCCAGTCTGTGTGAAGATCTCCTGTCGTCTGTGGATCAGCCTCTGAAAATCGCTCGTGATAAAGTTGTTGGGAAAGATTATCTGTTGTGTGATTATAACCGCGATGGTGACTCCTACAG ATCTCCCTGGAGTAATAAATATGAGCCTCCGATAGATGATGGCGCCATGCCGTCCGCTCGACTTCGTAAGCTGGAGGTTGAAGCAAACAACGCTTTTGACCAATACAGAGACCT GTATTTTGAGGGCGGGGTTTCCTCTGTCTATCTGTGGGATCTGGATCATGGATTTGCTGGTGTGATCCTCATTAAGAAAGCGGGAGACGGCTCTAAAAAGATCAAGGGCTGCTGGGACTCCATTCATGTGGTGGAGGTGCAG GAGAAATCGAGCGGTCGTACGGCTCATTACAAACTCACATCTACAGTCATGCTGTGGCTGCAAACCACCAAAACCGGCTCTGGAACCATGAACCTCGGAGGAAGTCTTACCAGACAG atgGAGAAAGATGAGACGGTTGGAGAGTCTTCTCCTCACATTGCAAACATCGGGCGTTTGGTGGAG gATATGGAAAATAAGATCCGATCCACCCTGAATGAGATTTACTTCGGCAAGACTAAAGACATCGTCAACGGTCTGAG ATCTATTGAATCTCTTCCTGATAATCAAAAGTATCGTCAGTTGCAGAGGGAATTATCTCAGGTTTTGACCCAGCGTCAGATCTACATTGATTAG